A region of Calditrichota bacterium DNA encodes the following proteins:
- a CDS encoding tetratricopeptide repeat protein, whose product MLKKLVYVLAVIILGGGVWYAFFHNPRSVTTHSKAAYQEFLEGKEAANKFYNNEAEIHFAKAISLDSNFAMAYLYLGGIYKSQTNKKRLAERYLKKAKELASTVSERERWIIFMNLAPSEKKREAYLDSLLQKYNNTVEPHLAKAGMAMRKMDYKTAEQEFKRILQINPNYAMAYNMLGYLASQQGKTTEAIAYFKKYIFIAPDEANPHDSLGELLLLIGRYDEAIAEFKKALAIRPELATERSILADAIRYHFAEAYFFKGMFQKSLDYLKKGEALSSNSEYSLQMPGLQATIYYQIGNYKKSLQVIEQTKYTVPVLVLLKGLNAFKLHDNQLLEQCLTNIQTDTSAQKRNSRAYKLIFNYLVGKKALETGKYSRAIPLFLDFQKFPAASIFIVRDLSWAYYKNGEPDSAFAVIHRALKINPNSTDAYFSLARIYYDQGNYAEAKQAAEHYFKIYSARDQETPDTRDMQTLLNRAIPRIRHRLQK is encoded by the coding sequence ATGCTTAAAAAACTAGTTTATGTTTTGGCTGTGATTATACTGGGAGGGGGGGTGTGGTATGCTTTTTTTCACAATCCGCGTTCGGTTACCACACATTCGAAGGCAGCCTACCAGGAATTTCTGGAGGGAAAAGAAGCCGCCAATAAATTCTACAACAACGAAGCTGAAATTCATTTTGCCAAGGCGATTTCTTTGGATTCAAACTTTGCAATGGCCTATCTGTACCTGGGTGGAATCTACAAATCCCAAACCAATAAAAAACGGTTGGCAGAGCGGTATCTGAAAAAGGCGAAAGAATTGGCCTCAACGGTTTCCGAAAGAGAACGATGGATCATTTTTATGAATTTGGCCCCGTCGGAAAAAAAGCGAGAAGCCTATCTGGACAGTCTTCTTCAGAAATATAATAATACCGTGGAGCCTCATCTTGCCAAGGCCGGTATGGCTATGCGAAAAATGGATTACAAAACCGCTGAACAGGAGTTCAAACGAATTTTGCAGATTAATCCCAACTACGCAATGGCCTACAACATGCTTGGCTACCTGGCCAGTCAACAGGGAAAAACGACGGAGGCGATTGCCTATTTTAAAAAATATATTTTTATTGCTCCGGACGAGGCCAATCCTCACGACAGTCTGGGCGAATTGCTGCTGCTTATTGGCCGATATGATGAAGCGATTGCCGAATTCAAAAAGGCCCTCGCCATACGTCCGGAATTGGCCACCGAGCGATCCATTTTGGCTGATGCCATTCGTTATCATTTTGCAGAGGCCTACTTTTTTAAGGGAATGTTTCAAAAAAGCCTGGATTACCTCAAAAAAGGTGAAGCGCTCTCTTCAAACAGTGAGTATTCCCTGCAGATGCCGGGCCTCCAGGCCACTATCTATTATCAGATTGGGAATTATAAAAAATCACTGCAGGTGATTGAGCAAACGAAATATACGGTTCCTGTTTTGGTTCTTCTAAAAGGATTAAACGCCTTTAAGCTGCACGATAACCAACTGCTTGAGCAGTGCCTCACAAACATTCAAACCGACACCTCGGCCCAAAAGAGGAATTCTCGGGCTTATAAACTCATCTTTAATTATTTGGTGGGCAAGAAAGCGCTGGAAACGGGTAAGTATTCCCGCGCGATTCCTCTTTTTTTGGATTTTCAGAAATTCCCTGCCGCTTCGATTTTTATTGTCAGAGACTTATCCTGGGCCTATTACAAGAATGGGGAACCGGATTCTGCATTTGCAGTCATTCATAGGGCCTTGAAAATCAACCCCAATTCAACAGATGCCTACTTCAGTTTAGCCAGAATTTATTACGACCAGGGGAACTATGCGGAAGCGAAACAGGCGGCCGAACATTATTTTAAGATTTATTCCGCAAGAGATCAGGAAACGCCAGACACCCGGGACATGCAGACGCTGCTGAATCGGGCCATTCCAAGAATCCGGCATCGACTTCAAAAATAA
- a CDS encoding SpoIIE family protein phosphatase: MSSQTRKYAFLLFAIIALAIATLSIADMFFQKPYDGITSSYQKGNLQIVEIAPGGPAAQAALQKGDSILGIAHQIVKFPSDAATVLMKQKIGQTIPYLIQRGTSIFTVSLTLGKYRLVSTSYYYYAVIGLIFFLVGLLVFLFKSEDAAARLFFLMSTSFFLFLVCSLRPHSYYWVDWFVHSAGTFSLFLLPAFFLHFFLIFPKPKPWLEKNPKILYLVYFLPALLFLPDFFSYFGQFPTPFILKSSLSWALLVIYFTLGIFSFSRTFLEATDFETRRKLRVILWGIILGLVPFLIFGVILGSFFGNTQYLLAGVIPMVFLPVSFAYAIIRFQLMDIDILINKSVVYTLTTFVISLLYVILIATVDALTSFTRLANSPVLPFVLALLIVYFFNPLRDRIQTIVDRTFFKERYDYRKTMDEISEAIISILRLDELLNFLIQKLKETLRVNHVSIAVKNPNNSDFQIFPVISGRPSDFIHKHSSLVQFLESERKPIRRRDLQPYTANQNILAELQRVNSELIIPLIYENQLIGSINLGSRPGNEPFTKEDIQLLKTLGNQTAIAIENATLHQKLTHQAEITRDLKIASEMQNHLLPTTHPSIQGIEILTHTIPAQEVGGDFYDFIEITRNRDQMGITIGDVSAKSISGAIAMVAAKEIIHSEARDHQFPSEVLCESSERLYGLLEKNIFVTLFYGLLDMKELSLRYSCAGHPLPFIVRPEENVVLQLQQTAVRYPLGPIQPYHYDEKSFSLKQNDILCFYTDGLTEAMNKEGDFFGDERLRKALMTHANGSLERLKSGVLNEIETFLNGNAQGDDITLVLLKISDVAGSH, encoded by the coding sequence ATGTCATCTCAAACACGAAAATACGCATTTCTGCTATTTGCGATTATTGCCCTTGCGATCGCCACTCTCAGCATTGCTGACATGTTTTTTCAGAAGCCGTACGACGGAATCACCTCATCCTACCAAAAGGGCAATTTGCAAATCGTAGAGATCGCTCCCGGCGGTCCGGCCGCACAGGCCGCTCTGCAAAAAGGAGACAGTATTTTGGGCATTGCCCACCAAATTGTAAAATTCCCCTCCGACGCGGCCACCGTTTTAATGAAACAAAAAATCGGTCAAACCATTCCCTACCTGATTCAGCGCGGAACGTCCATTTTTACCGTCTCACTGACTCTGGGGAAATATCGATTAGTCAGCACATCCTATTACTACTACGCCGTTATCGGATTAATTTTTTTCCTGGTCGGGCTGCTGGTTTTTCTGTTTAAATCCGAAGACGCGGCCGCCCGGCTTTTTTTCCTGATGAGCACATCGTTCTTTCTGTTTCTGGTCTGCAGCCTCCGGCCTCACTCCTATTATTGGGTCGATTGGTTTGTGCACAGCGCCGGGACATTTTCCCTGTTCCTTTTGCCGGCCTTTTTTCTGCATTTTTTTCTGATTTTTCCCAAACCCAAACCCTGGCTTGAGAAAAATCCCAAAATCCTTTATCTGGTTTATTTCCTCCCGGCACTTTTATTCCTGCCTGACTTTTTCTCCTATTTCGGACAATTCCCAACCCCCTTCATCCTCAAATCGTCTCTGAGCTGGGCTCTTTTGGTGATTTATTTTACGCTGGGGATTTTCAGTTTCAGCCGGACTTTTCTGGAAGCCACCGATTTTGAGACTCGGCGAAAACTGCGGGTAATTCTCTGGGGAATTATTCTTGGATTGGTTCCCTTCCTGATTTTCGGCGTCATCCTGGGATCCTTTTTTGGAAATACACAATACCTGCTGGCCGGCGTCATTCCTATGGTTTTTTTGCCCGTTTCTTTTGCCTATGCCATTATCCGATTTCAATTGATGGATATTGACATTCTCATCAACAAAAGCGTGGTCTACACCCTGACCACCTTTGTTATCTCTTTGCTGTACGTTATTTTGATTGCAACGGTTGACGCCCTCACGTCGTTTACCCGCCTCGCCAACTCACCCGTCCTCCCTTTTGTTCTGGCATTGCTTATCGTTTATTTTTTTAATCCGTTACGTGATCGTATTCAAACCATCGTCGATCGTACGTTTTTCAAGGAAAGATACGACTATCGCAAAACGATGGACGAAATTTCGGAAGCCATCATCTCAATTCTGAGATTGGATGAATTACTTAATTTCCTTATCCAGAAATTAAAAGAAACATTGCGCGTCAACCATGTCTCGATCGCAGTGAAAAATCCAAATAATTCCGATTTTCAGATCTTTCCTGTAATCAGCGGCCGGCCTTCAGATTTTATTCACAAACACTCCTCCCTGGTTCAATTCCTGGAATCCGAACGCAAACCCATTCGTCGAAGAGATCTTCAACCTTACACCGCCAACCAGAATATTCTGGCAGAGCTTCAACGCGTGAACAGTGAGCTTATCATCCCCCTTATATATGAAAATCAGCTGATTGGAAGTATTAATCTTGGCTCACGGCCAGGGAATGAACCCTTCACAAAAGAGGATATCCAGCTTCTGAAGACCCTCGGCAATCAAACAGCCATCGCCATTGAAAATGCCACACTTCACCAAAAATTGACTCATCAGGCAGAAATTACCCGCGACCTGAAGATCGCCTCTGAAATGCAAAACCATCTTTTGCCGACAACCCACCCGTCCATTCAAGGAATAGAAATTTTGACCCACACGATTCCTGCCCAGGAGGTGGGCGGCGATTTTTATGATTTTATTGAAATTACACGAAACAGAGATCAGATGGGAATCACGATTGGCGACGTTTCAGCCAAAAGCATCAGCGGAGCCATTGCCATGGTCGCGGCCAAAGAAATCATTCACTCCGAAGCCAGAGACCACCAATTTCCTTCTGAAGTGCTGTGTGAAAGCAGTGAACGGCTGTACGGATTGCTTGAAAAAAATATCTTTGTCACCCTCTTTTACGGCCTTCTGGACATGAAGGAATTATCCCTGCGTTACTCGTGTGCCGGACATCCGCTGCCGTTCATTGTCCGGCCTGAGGAAAATGTGGTCCTCCAACTTCAACAAACGGCCGTCCGCTACCCATTGGGCCCCATTCAGCCCTATCATTACGATGAAAAGAGTTTTTCACTGAAACAAAACGATATTCTTTGTTTTTACACGGACGGTTTAACAGAAGCCATGAATAAAGAAGGCGATTTCTTTGGAGATGAGCGACTCCGAAAGGCCTTAATGACGCACGCAAACGGCTCCCTGGAACGCTTGAAATCAGGTGTTTTGAATGAGATAGAAACCTTCCTGAACGGAAACGCACAGGGAGATGACATTACGCTGGTTCTCCTGAAAATCAGTGATGTCGCAGGTTCACATTGA
- a CDS encoding oligosaccharide flippase family protein, whose translation MGFIRNFAVTLFSQGLVFVAGFLNGVIIARALGRTGRGEYGLVVFLATVLLVLFGEGVHRANVYLTSRDKSDDNISKLFSNSVAYWAIIFLVFSGLLFLPGRLYQFVFPGLNPLYVRIGIGVALFFIFNRSIQGIFLGLQQFWHYNLSYIGPTLVFFVLNAIFFFTISQMTTRLVLTNYFAAMSVVFVISLIIFRREHRIHFRPNIGQFFRDLSIRSRATLAYLMIYLLIQSNLYIVNYKVGLAQAGLFAVAMNIANLIQRVPNVAGTVLFPKVSESRGSYQMNLTLRVTGVAFLIGISLAVFFYFFGEQLIVYFYKETFRPSYHALMWLFPGILMMSVASILNINLWGRGFPRVSIIAPFLGVVVDVTFCLIFIPKRGIIGAAQAASLGFGTFAVIIIGYFLWTYRKKWKSIELGL comes from the coding sequence ATGGGCTTCATCAGAAATTTTGCTGTAACACTTTTTTCTCAGGGTTTGGTTTTTGTCGCTGGATTTTTAAATGGGGTAATTATTGCCCGCGCTCTGGGTCGCACGGGTCGGGGAGAGTACGGTCTGGTCGTTTTTCTGGCAACGGTTCTTTTGGTGCTTTTTGGTGAAGGAGTACACCGGGCAAATGTGTATCTTACCAGCCGGGATAAATCAGATGATAATATTTCCAAACTTTTTTCAAACTCCGTAGCCTATTGGGCCATTATTTTCCTTGTTTTTTCAGGCCTCCTGTTTCTTCCCGGGCGGTTGTACCAATTTGTTTTTCCGGGCCTGAACCCCCTGTATGTTCGGATCGGTATTGGCGTCGCCCTTTTTTTTATTTTTAATAGAAGCATTCAGGGTATTTTTTTGGGGCTGCAGCAATTCTGGCATTACAACCTTTCGTATATCGGCCCCACACTCGTCTTTTTTGTTCTCAATGCCATTTTCTTTTTTACCATTAGCCAAATGACGACCCGGCTGGTTCTTACGAATTATTTTGCAGCCATGAGTGTGGTTTTTGTTATTTCTTTGATTATTTTCAGACGCGAGCACCGAATCCATTTTCGTCCGAATATTGGGCAGTTTTTTCGGGACCTGTCCATCCGAAGCCGGGCCACTCTGGCTTACCTGATGATCTACCTTTTAATTCAGTCCAATTTGTACATTGTGAACTACAAAGTGGGCCTGGCCCAGGCCGGCCTTTTTGCCGTGGCGATGAACATTGCAAATCTCATCCAGCGGGTGCCAAATGTGGCAGGAACCGTGCTTTTCCCGAAGGTCTCCGAAAGCAGGGGAAGCTATCAGATGAACCTCACCCTGCGGGTTACGGGAGTGGCCTTTTTGATCGGAATTTCTCTGGCTGTATTTTTTTACTTTTTTGGTGAACAGCTCATTGTTTATTTTTACAAAGAAACGTTTCGCCCTTCCTACCATGCCCTGATGTGGCTTTTCCCGGGAATCCTGATGATGAGTGTTGCCTCCATTCTGAACATTAATCTTTGGGGACGAGGATTTCCGCGGGTTTCAATCATTGCGCCCTTTCTGGGAGTCGTGGTGGATGTTACATTTTGCTTGATTTTTATTCCGAAGCGCGGAATTATTGGAGCTGCTCAGGCAGCATCATTGGGATTTGGCACGTTTGCTGTCATTATCATTGGATATTTTTTATGGACTTATCGGAAAAAGTGGAAAAGCATCGAACTCGGCCTCTGA
- a CDS encoding glycosyltransferase family 4 protein — translation MEKHRTRPLKILYISQYFPPEVGATQSRAFDMAYYLSERGHQVTVIGEFPNHPRGIVPREYRNKFWERVKLENFAVCRTWVYASPEKSFLKRMLFYVSFALSSLVAGLFIRGSFDIVYATSPPLFVGVSGYVLSRLKNAKFVFEVRDLWPDSAVALGELNNARFIRWARTLEEFFYRKAQKIVVVTAGIREALLRRKLSPQKICLVKNGTNTRYFRNVGAGVKEQLGLQNKFVVGYFGILGLAQGMEFLCEVIEKMKSYEDIHFIFVGEGPKKQTVEALKSQKKLTNLTLLGEVPREKIAGYISACDVSLVPLRKKELFTGALPSKMFDTMACERPVILSVEGEARHVLQESGAGIFVEPENAGQMISAILHLKSDPRMREEMGKNGLRFVEKKFSRKALAGELEACLLELF, via the coding sequence GTGGAAAAGCATCGAACTCGGCCTCTGAAAATTCTTTACATCTCCCAATATTTTCCCCCTGAAGTAGGTGCTACCCAATCGCGGGCATTTGACATGGCCTATTATTTGTCCGAGCGGGGGCATCAGGTCACGGTGATTGGAGAATTTCCCAATCATCCCCGGGGAATTGTGCCCCGGGAATACCGGAACAAATTTTGGGAACGTGTGAAATTGGAAAATTTCGCCGTATGCCGTACCTGGGTTTACGCTTCCCCCGAAAAAAGCTTCTTAAAACGAATGCTTTTTTATGTGAGTTTTGCCCTGTCTTCGTTGGTAGCAGGTCTTTTTATTCGCGGATCCTTCGATATAGTTTACGCCACATCGCCTCCACTTTTTGTGGGGGTAAGCGGGTATGTTCTGAGCCGACTGAAAAACGCGAAATTTGTGTTTGAAGTCCGGGATTTGTGGCCGGATTCGGCGGTGGCTCTGGGAGAATTGAACAATGCCCGTTTTATTCGATGGGCCAGAACGCTCGAAGAATTCTTCTACCGGAAGGCCCAAAAAATTGTTGTGGTTACTGCCGGCATCCGGGAAGCCCTGCTGCGCAGAAAACTATCGCCGCAAAAAATTTGCCTGGTCAAAAATGGAACGAATACCCGTTATTTCAGGAACGTTGGGGCCGGGGTAAAAGAACAGCTTGGCCTGCAAAATAAATTTGTTGTGGGATATTTTGGAATTTTGGGGCTGGCCCAGGGAATGGAATTTCTTTGTGAAGTGATTGAGAAAATGAAATCATACGAGGACATTCACTTCATCTTTGTGGGGGAAGGGCCCAAGAAACAGACTGTCGAGGCGTTGAAATCCCAAAAAAAACTAACCAATTTAACTCTTCTGGGGGAAGTTCCGCGAGAAAAAATTGCCGGGTACATTTCTGCGTGCGATGTGAGTCTGGTTCCGCTTCGAAAAAAGGAATTGTTTACCGGAGCCTTGCCCTCCAAAATGTTTGACACGATGGCCTGCGAACGCCCTGTCATTCTGAGTGTGGAAGGAGAGGCGCGACATGTTTTGCAGGAATCCGGTGCGGGTATTTTTGTAGAACCGGAAAACGCCGGACAAATGATTTCCGCCATCCTTCACTTGAAATCGGATCCCCGGATGCGTGAAGAGATGGGAAAAAACGGCCTTCGGTTCGTTGAAAAAAAGTTTTCCAGAAAAGCCCTCGCCGGGGAGTTGGAGGCCTGCTTGTTGGAACTATTTTAA
- a CDS encoding GNAT family N-acetyltransferase: protein MSSVHVTIRILRGKDVFNTLTDSDFLASWQSLSLRQKMTTVIQEPPFVLTWYEHYLNTHEPVLVLGYDAESRLIGLIPLSFSRNDGRLAHAGDWQGEYHGWICEEHLERNFLVEAMIAIKNEFHPRQWTWRWIPPGAHIDWLHSKKLAQNGIFVKYIRQRPPFLDLRAEEKIKKIMRNKSIKSKINRYKKRGYFHLERITSREKAERWFDSLAAQCDFRQEAIHGEAPFENDPNKKKFYIARMRYPQNNHFSILWLNDEPIAYHFGACDDSTVYLGLTAYDPVESRNSPGTVLFVKLIELLRQEGFTRFDLTPGEDEYKARLGSDHHEVVEPTFYFNRRDKLLRDVSDLLRKTVKYLVLALRINPKGIKQKVAKLYDFQKRARNSGWSETFVHVSSRLFKRKKDRYFRLAPGTGHKNHLTDSKGVHTQRYADFMLFRSTSPWRIRADILREALAHYSRGEISYTVVKNGVLTAYGWAGRLSRVKGGSLSANRSGIGENNEVLVLHDFYVNPQVKSSKVFSQVLTKMVNDHLSPAENPIFLILSSKRADLSKVAREMGFEPLNKSEIPEVTAGFMPACVSRSHP, encoded by the coding sequence TTGTCCTCTGTTCATGTAACCATTCGCATTTTAAGGGGAAAGGACGTCTTCAACACACTGACGGATTCCGATTTTCTTGCATCCTGGCAAAGCCTGAGCTTGCGCCAGAAAATGACAACCGTTATTCAGGAGCCCCCCTTTGTTCTGACGTGGTATGAGCACTACCTTAACACACACGAGCCGGTTCTGGTACTGGGTTACGACGCCGAAAGCAGACTGATCGGTCTTATTCCTCTGTCGTTTTCCAGAAACGACGGCCGCCTGGCCCACGCAGGAGATTGGCAGGGCGAGTACCACGGATGGATCTGCGAGGAACATCTTGAACGTAATTTTCTTGTTGAAGCCATGATTGCCATAAAGAACGAGTTCCACCCTCGCCAATGGACCTGGCGGTGGATACCTCCCGGGGCACACATCGATTGGCTCCATTCAAAGAAACTCGCACAAAACGGAATTTTTGTAAAATACATTCGGCAACGCCCCCCTTTTCTGGATTTGAGGGCCGAAGAGAAAATCAAAAAAATTATGCGGAACAAATCAATCAAAAGCAAGATAAATCGGTACAAAAAAAGGGGATATTTCCATCTTGAACGAATCACAAGCAGAGAAAAAGCAGAAAGGTGGTTTGACAGTCTCGCTGCACAATGTGATTTCAGGCAGGAAGCCATTCATGGAGAAGCACCCTTTGAAAACGATCCGAATAAAAAGAAGTTTTACATTGCCCGAATGCGCTATCCGCAGAACAACCATTTCAGCATTTTATGGCTGAACGACGAGCCCATTGCTTACCATTTTGGCGCCTGCGATGACTCCACGGTTTATCTGGGACTCACCGCTTACGATCCGGTTGAAAGCAGGAATTCTCCGGGAACCGTTTTATTTGTTAAACTTATCGAGTTGCTCAGGCAAGAAGGTTTCACTCGGTTTGATTTAACGCCCGGCGAGGACGAATACAAGGCCCGCCTGGGCAGTGATCATCACGAGGTTGTTGAGCCCACATTTTATTTCAATCGACGCGATAAACTTCTCAGGGACGTCAGTGATTTGCTCAGAAAAACGGTCAAATATCTGGTATTGGCCCTGCGAATCAATCCCAAAGGCATCAAGCAAAAAGTGGCCAAACTTTACGATTTTCAAAAGAGAGCCCGGAATAGCGGGTGGTCCGAGACCTTCGTGCACGTGAGTTCCCGGCTTTTCAAGCGGAAAAAAGACCGCTATTTTAGGCTCGCACCGGGAACAGGTCACAAAAACCATTTAACCGATTCAAAAGGGGTTCACACGCAGCGCTATGCCGATTTCATGCTGTTTCGGAGCACCTCCCCCTGGCGAATCCGGGCGGATATCCTTCGGGAGGCTCTGGCCCACTATTCCCGGGGCGAAATCTCCTACACTGTCGTGAAAAATGGCGTCCTCACTGCGTATGGGTGGGCCGGCCGGCTCTCACGGGTTAAAGGAGGTTCACTATCGGCAAACCGTTCAGGCATTGGGGAAAACAATGAGGTACTCGTCCTTCACGATTTTTATGTGAATCCTCAAGTAAAATCGTCCAAAGTATTTTCGCAGGTGCTGACAAAAATGGTGAACGACCATTTGTCTCCTGCGGAAAATCCCATTTTTCTTATTCTTTCAAGTAAAAGAGCCGATTTAAGTAAAGTGGCCCGTGAGATGGGTTTTGAGCCTTTGAACAAATCAGAAATTCCCGAAGTAACCGCAGGCTTTATGCCTGCGTGTGTTTCCCGATCGCATCCGTAA
- a CDS encoding porin family protein, giving the protein MKKTIIVLFLALTAIFAAPSHAQNSRIDFSITLSGTILYGIDYHYDFNRHSALRAGIYLGVEKWHFVPGIHANYQYSFLPGKTIRPYVGIGPDFMLTTDPKKGWAHLTLLKFPTGILYTRSEKNQFGLEIWPAYFAARKKMVPLIGISGIYSRKW; this is encoded by the coding sequence ATGAAAAAGACAATTATCGTGCTTTTTCTGGCCCTGACGGCAATTTTCGCCGCACCGAGTCACGCTCAGAACAGCCGCATTGATTTCAGTATCACACTGAGTGGCACCATTCTTTATGGGATTGACTACCACTACGATTTCAACCGTCATTCCGCACTGCGTGCGGGGATCTATCTGGGCGTTGAAAAATGGCATTTTGTGCCGGGCATCCATGCCAATTACCAGTACTCCTTTTTGCCGGGGAAAACCATTCGCCCCTACGTGGGCATCGGCCCCGATTTCATGCTGACAACCGATCCCAAAAAGGGCTGGGCCCACCTGACCCTGTTAAAGTTTCCCACGGGAATCCTGTACACCCGCAGCGAGAAAAATCAATTTGGCCTGGAAATTTGGCCGGCCTATTTCGCCGCCCGGAAAAAAATGGTTCCTCTTATCGGAATCAGTGGGATTTACAGTCGGAAGTGGTAA
- a CDS encoding helix-turn-helix transcriptional regulator, translated as MKNTLRKHRFLADELTQEEIAQKVGVSRQTIIAIEKGKYNPSVLLALKLARVLNTTVESLFQLEESDV; from the coding sequence ATGAAAAATACGCTTCGAAAACACCGTTTTTTAGCAGATGAACTGACGCAGGAAGAAATCGCGCAAAAGGTGGGTGTGAGCCGCCAGACCATTATCGCCATTGAAAAGGGAAAATACAATCCTTCGGTTTTGCTGGCTCTTAAACTGGCCCGCGTGCTGAACACAACAGTTGAATCACTTTTTCAGTTGGAGGAGAGCGATGTTTAA